In Kaistella sp. 97-N-M2, the sequence GCCGGAATTAATTTAGCCCTGCTGAATTACTATTTTCGCACCAAAGAAAAACTCTTTGAGCAGGTGATGAAGGTTAAAATGGTTTTGCTTTTCGGACAGATCATTCCCATTTTGTCCGACGAAAAAACCTCCCTCGACGAAAAAATAGATCTCGCAGCCGCGAAATATTTCGACATTTTAATCAAAAATCCTAACCTTCCTCTCTTTGTTCTTAGTGAAATTCAAAAGAAAACCTCCGACATCAAATCTATTATTCCTTTTGAGCGCGTCTTGCGGAATTCCTTTATCATGAAACAGATTCAGGAACGAAAACCGGATCTTAATCCTTTCCATTTTCTGTTGAATTTTGTAAGCATGACGGTTTTTCCGTTTCTGGGAAAACCTATTTTGAGAACCTTCGATTTGATGGATGAAGAAGAATTCCTGGAATTTGTGGAAGAAAGGAAAATCTTAGTCCCGGTCTGGATTAAACTGATTTTAAATAATTAAATAAAAAGACTTTTGCTGATTGAAACCAGATGAAATAAAAGCATTGGCGAAAATAAAGTTCTTCAGCGCGTCTCAACTCATTTAAAATGATAAAAATCCTAAGATGAAAATTTTAAAATATTTTTTTCTGCTCCTCTGCTTCTCTGCAAATGCCCAAACATTGACCTTAGAAGAATGCTACGATTTGGCCAAACAAAATTATCCGCTTATCAAAAGACACGATTTAATCGCCAAAACTAAAGAATACAGTCTTCAGAATGCCGCAAAAGGCTGGCTTCCGCAGATACAGATTGCGGGACAGGCAACGTATCAGAACGACGTTACACAACTGCCGGTGCAGCTTCCGAATATGACGATTGATCCCGTCAGCAAAGACCAGTATAAAATTTATGTGGATGTTCAGCAGAATATTTATGATGGCGGAATGACCGCTAACCAAAAAAAAGCCGCAACCATTACTTCTGAAATGGAACGGCAAAAAACGGAAGTCGAAACCGATCAACTCGAAATGCGCATCAACCAAATATTTTTTGGAATTCTACAAACCGATGCACAGATTGAACAAACCGATTTGACGAAAGCTGATCTCAAAAACGGCCTGAAAAGAGCGGAAGTACAACTGGAGAACGGCGTTATCTACAGAAGTAACGTCGATGTTTTAAAAGCACAACTGGTAAATCTGGACCAAAAAGATTTGGAACTTAAATCGACGAAGAAAAATTTCTTACAGATGCTTTCTCTTTTCATTCAGAAAAATTTAGACGAAAATACCACGCTTGAAAAACCCGCGAAAATTTTAATTCAGGCCGAGAACAATCGTGCCGAACTCAAGCTTTTCGCTTTACAAAAACTCGCATTAGACCAGCAGAAATCAAACATCAACTCCAGAAATCTGCCCAGAGTGGGCGCATTTTTTCAGGGTGGCTACGGAAAACCCGGCTTTAATATGTTGAAAAATGAATTCAATCTTTTCTACATCGGCGGTGTACGCTTGAATATTCCAATCTCGGGATACTACACGAAAAGAAATGATCTGGCTTTGGTCGGAATTCAACAGGAGGAAATCGAGATTCAAAGAGAGAACTTCCTTTTCAATCAGCAGTTTGAAACGATTCAGAACAACAATGACCTTGATAAAATCCAGCAACTCATCAATAAAGACGACGAACTGATCAGTCTGCGCGAAAGCATCAAAACCGCCGCCCTCGCCCAACTCGAAAACGGCGTAATTACGACAAACGATTACCTGCGCGAAGTCAACGAACTCGACCGCGCGAAAAATCAGAAAATAACGCATGAAATACAATATCTTTTAACGCAATACAATCTGAAAGCGCAGCTTAATCAATAATTGATGGTTGATGGTTGATGGATTATAGTTTAAATAACACGTACGCAGATGAAAAAATATATTCTACTTGCAGCGATAATTTCACTCTGTTCCTGTAGCGACGCGGGTGCGGACTACGACGCTTCCGGCACTTTTGAAGCCGACGAAATTTTGGTTACTGCAAAAGCAAGCGGAACGGTTTTAAAGTTAAACGTGGAAGAAGGAGAAGAACTTTCTGCCCATGAAAAGTTGGGCGAAATTGACTCGAAGAACGTGGAACTTCAAAAGGAACAGATTTTGGCGAGCATCGATGCGCTCGATCAAAA encodes:
- a CDS encoding TetR/AcrR family transcriptional regulator → MTEAELSTEDKILLAASKVFTEKGYSGTRTRDIAEEAGINLALLNYYFRTKEKLFEQVMKVKMVLLFGQIIPILSDEKTSLDEKIDLAAAKYFDILIKNPNLPLFVLSEIQKKTSDIKSIIPFERVLRNSFIMKQIQERKPDLNPFHFLLNFVSMTVFPFLGKPILRTFDLMDEEEFLEFVEERKILVPVWIKLILNN
- a CDS encoding TolC family protein, yielding MKILKYFFLLLCFSANAQTLTLEECYDLAKQNYPLIKRHDLIAKTKEYSLQNAAKGWLPQIQIAGQATYQNDVTQLPVQLPNMTIDPVSKDQYKIYVDVQQNIYDGGMTANQKKAATITSEMERQKTEVETDQLEMRINQIFFGILQTDAQIEQTDLTKADLKNGLKRAEVQLENGVIYRSNVDVLKAQLVNLDQKDLELKSTKKNFLQMLSLFIQKNLDENTTLEKPAKILIQAENNRAELKLFALQKLALDQQKSNINSRNLPRVGAFFQGGYGKPGFNMLKNEFNLFYIGGVRLNIPISGYYTKRNDLALVGIQQEEIEIQRENFLFNQQFETIQNNNDLDKIQQLINKDDELISLRESIKTAALAQLENGVITTNDYLREVNELDRAKNQKITHEIQYLLTQYNLKAQLNQ